Genomic DNA from Chlorogloeopsis sp. ULAP01:
AGAAGTCCGAAGCATAAAATTAGCGCTAGTTTCACAAATTTCAGCGCAGTCGAGTAGTAACCGGATATGAGATTGTTCTGCGTGATTGCCGCCTTTTTGTAAGCAGTATGTCACCGTATTCATGCAGATGCTATGGCAGTCTAAGCAGTTTTGAATGCACTCCTGCATTCCTTGATTAACTTGGTTCAAAGTGAGTTGTTGTATAGCCATGATCTCAA
This window encodes:
- a CDS encoding four-helix bundle copper-binding protein codes for the protein MAIQQLTLNQVNQGMQECIQNCLDCHSICMNTVTYCLQKGGNHAEQSHIRLLLDCAEICETSANFMLRTSELHTRTCGVCAEVCERCAQDCDRMGDDAQMKACADMCRRCAESCRQMAMARA